A single window of Desulfovibrio sp. G11 DNA harbors:
- the pglZ gene encoding BREX-1 system phosphatase PglZ type A, whose protein sequence is MENRIAQALTKLFDRHRIVFWYDAKQELRDDFEALSLPGVEKLELINNEYGIKYKLLREQPEQKFLLYREGPQPADLDNWLLDVQLAHGEFRTDQVAIWLSELELGLEFTDVVQANAEFFKAVKRKDALKNLLKADDTAGQIRLKMLAVCTGSEPRMDAVVENLLQELADGRDEKIKLVGRCSLDDFFWEQMIRYYGYKSDEPGIRDFAIELFKSCYAMSTNGQVKLTGDAMVFLKRWKDSRQFEGGFETLSGECAEILGIEQDLTKRDFRELIDLDYFRLIDQKIISELVRVVSTRTARSGDVAIWVRQRRQGHWYHEYRHLYEAVDYAAQFTHALGEAKLAMDSLAEGVQRYSRFWYQLDQLYRKFTYHVRMSGQASLMGSLTEQIENLYSNNYLLKLGDRFQTFVDTASKWEAFPVRKQKEFFEHWVRPFLRKDNKVCVIISDAMRYEIGDELLSLIRQEDRYSAELEPALSMLPSYTQIGMAALLPNKTLAIADNETGTVLVDGQSSQGTANRIKILGQAIRQRATACKADELMAMKGDDCRALVRDHDVIYIYHNRIDATGDKRESEERVFEAVEETLQELIRLIKKLTGANASNLLVTSDHGFIYQNRTIDESDFSGVDAEGDKILFRDRRFVLGKGLAEASSLRKFTPEQLGLAGEVEVQIPKSINRLRLKGSGSRFVHGGASLQEVVIPVLKINKKRQSDVTAVEVDILRGASSVITSGQLAVTMYQAGPVTDKIQPRVLRAGIYTEAGDLISDSHDLTFDLSSDNPRERELQVRFVLTRKADEANGQEVILRLEEKHAGTSHYKEYKSLRYLMRRSFTSDFDF, encoded by the coding sequence ATGGAAAACCGCATAGCCCAGGCCTTGACCAAACTCTTTGACCGGCACCGGATCGTCTTCTGGTACGACGCCAAGCAAGAGTTGCGCGACGACTTTGAGGCGTTGTCGCTTCCCGGCGTAGAGAAGCTGGAACTGATCAACAACGAGTACGGCATTAAGTACAAGCTGCTGCGCGAGCAACCGGAGCAGAAATTCTTGCTCTACCGTGAAGGCCCTCAGCCCGCCGATCTGGATAACTGGCTGCTGGATGTTCAATTGGCCCACGGCGAGTTCCGCACCGATCAGGTGGCCATCTGGCTGTCCGAACTGGAGCTCGGCCTGGAGTTCACGGATGTGGTTCAGGCCAATGCGGAGTTCTTCAAGGCTGTCAAGCGTAAGGATGCCCTTAAAAATTTGCTGAAAGCAGATGACACTGCCGGACAGATTCGCCTGAAAATGCTGGCGGTATGCACTGGCAGCGAACCGCGTATGGATGCGGTGGTAGAAAACCTGCTGCAGGAGCTTGCCGACGGTCGGGACGAAAAAATCAAGCTGGTTGGACGGTGCAGTTTAGATGATTTTTTCTGGGAACAGATGATCCGCTACTATGGCTACAAGTCCGACGAGCCGGGCATCCGTGACTTCGCCATCGAGTTGTTCAAGTCCTGCTACGCCATGAGCACCAACGGGCAAGTGAAACTGACCGGCGACGCTATGGTGTTTCTTAAGCGCTGGAAAGACAGCCGTCAATTCGAAGGCGGCTTCGAAACCCTCTCGGGGGAATGCGCCGAGATTCTTGGCATTGAGCAGGATCTGACCAAGCGGGATTTCCGCGAGTTGATCGATCTGGATTATTTCCGCCTGATCGATCAGAAGATCATCAGCGAACTAGTGCGGGTGGTGTCTACCCGTACCGCCCGCAGCGGAGATGTGGCGATCTGGGTTCGCCAGCGGCGACAAGGCCACTGGTACCACGAATACCGGCATCTGTACGAGGCGGTCGATTACGCCGCTCAGTTCACCCATGCCCTGGGCGAGGCCAAGCTCGCCATGGACAGCCTGGCCGAGGGCGTGCAGCGCTACAGCCGCTTCTGGTATCAACTCGATCAGCTCTACCGCAAGTTCACCTACCACGTGCGCATGTCGGGGCAGGCGTCGCTGATGGGCAGCCTGACCGAGCAGATCGAAAACCTCTACTCCAACAACTACTTGCTGAAGCTGGGCGACCGCTTCCAGACCTTTGTGGATACGGCATCCAAGTGGGAAGCCTTCCCGGTGCGCAAGCAAAAGGAGTTTTTCGAACACTGGGTCCGGCCGTTCCTGCGCAAGGACAATAAGGTCTGCGTGATCATCTCCGATGCCATGCGCTACGAGATCGGCGACGAGCTGCTGAGCCTGATCCGCCAGGAGGACCGCTACAGCGCCGAACTGGAACCGGCGCTGTCGATGCTGCCCAGCTACACCCAGATCGGCATGGCGGCCCTGTTGCCCAACAAAACGTTGGCCATTGCCGACAATGAAACCGGCACTGTACTGGTGGATGGGCAAAGTTCCCAGGGGACGGCCAACCGCATCAAGATCCTTGGCCAGGCGATCCGTCAACGGGCTACCGCCTGTAAGGCCGATGAGCTGATGGCCATGAAGGGAGACGATTGCCGGGCCCTGGTGCGCGATCATGACGTGATTTACATTTACCACAACCGCATCGATGCCACCGGTGATAAGAGGGAATCCGAGGAGCGGGTCTTCGAGGCGGTGGAGGAAACCTTGCAGGAGCTGATTCGCCTGATCAAGAAGCTGACCGGTGCCAACGCCAGCAACTTGCTGGTGACCTCAGATCATGGCTTCATCTACCAGAACCGCACCATCGATGAGAGCGACTTTTCCGGGGTTGACGCCGAGGGCGACAAGATTCTGTTCCGGGATCGCCGCTTCGTGCTCGGCAAGGGGCTTGCTGAAGCATCAAGCCTACGCAAATTCACTCCCGAGCAGCTTGGTCTGGCCGGTGAGGTAGAAGTGCAGATCCCCAAGTCTATCAACCGCCTGCGCCTGAAGGGCTCCGGCAGCCGCTTTGTGCATGGCGGCGCGTCGCTGCAGGAGGTGGTGATCCCGGTGCTTAAAATCAACAAGAAGCGCCAGAGCGATGTCACCGCCGTCGAGGTGGACATCCTGCGCGGAGCCAGCTCGGTGATTACCTCCGGACAACTGGCGGTGACCATGTACCAGGCCGGGCCGGTGACGGACAAGATACAGCCGCGTGTGCTGCGGGCTGGCATCTACACCGAGGCGGGCGACCTGATCTCCGACAGCCACGACCTGACCTTCGACCTGAGCTCGGACAACCCCCGGGAGCGGGAGCTGCAGGTGCGCTTCGTGCTCACCCGTAAGGCCGACGAGGCGAACGGCCAGGAGGTCATTCTACGGCTGGAGGAAAAGCACGCCGGGACTTCACATTACAAGGAATACAAATCGCTTCGGTATTTGATGCGGCGCTCATTTACCAGCGACTTCGACTTTTAA